In Callospermophilus lateralis isolate mCalLat2 chromosome 19, mCalLat2.hap1, whole genome shotgun sequence, the following are encoded in one genomic region:
- the Smim10l3 gene encoding salivary gland specific protein SAGSIN1, whose amino-acid sequence MAAALSGLAVRLSRSAAARSYGVFCKGLTRTLLIFFDLAWRLRINFPYLYIVASMMLNVRLQVHIEIH is encoded by the coding sequence ATGGCGGCGGCTCTGTCGGGCCTGGCTGTCCGCCTCTCGCGCTCGGCCGCCGCCCGCTCCTATGGGGTCTTCTGCAAGGGGCTGACCCGCACACTGCTTATCTTCTTCGACCTGGCCTGGCGGCTGCGTATCAACTTCCCCTACCTCTACATCGTGGCTTCCATGATGCTTAACGTGCGCCTGCAG